The following proteins are encoded in a genomic region of Reichenbachiella sp.:
- a CDS encoding DUF1571 domain-containing protein, with the protein MMKSHFWLVTFFATLSLSFTDPSKKSAPEKVKQVFAATRNIETLKYELIRSERINGTYLENHVSIKMHRRPYKIYIKELAPNTGLEVLYPHPLDEKKALVNPNGFPWVNLKLDPNGELMRKDQHHTILEGGYDYVVSVMEYLFYKHKDGISDLLNDHGTGNLNGQPCEIISMVNPNFTYNNHVVKRGESISSIALKNRLNEYMIYEKNKSVSVFGQVKEGDIIQLPSDYAAKMVLFIDQKRQIPLKLEVYDEKGLFEKYEFRNVEINPDLSEEEFSDGYTAYNF; encoded by the coding sequence ATGATGAAGTCTCATTTCTGGTTAGTTACATTTTTTGCCACCCTTTCTTTAAGCTTTACAGACCCGAGCAAAAAGTCGGCGCCTGAAAAGGTGAAGCAGGTATTTGCCGCTACGAGAAATATCGAAACGCTTAAGTACGAATTGATTCGTTCAGAAAGAATCAATGGGACTTATTTGGAAAATCATGTGTCTATCAAGATGCACAGGAGGCCATACAAGATTTACATTAAAGAGTTGGCCCCAAACACCGGACTTGAAGTACTATACCCCCATCCCTTGGATGAGAAAAAAGCGTTAGTCAACCCCAATGGATTCCCTTGGGTAAACTTGAAGCTCGATCCTAATGGTGAGTTGATGAGAAAAGATCAACACCATACGATATTAGAAGGTGGGTACGATTACGTCGTTTCGGTAATGGAATATCTATTCTATAAGCATAAGGACGGTATATCAGATTTACTCAATGATCACGGCACCGGAAACCTCAACGGCCAACCTTGTGAGATCATTTCTATGGTCAACCCAAACTTTACTTATAACAATCATGTGGTCAAACGTGGAGAGAGTATCTCGAGTATAGCTTTAAAAAACAGGCTCAATGAGTACATGATCTATGAGAAAAATAAAAGCGTAAGTGTATTTGGTCAGGTTAAGGAAGGGGACATTATCCAACTACCTTCTGACTATGCCGCTAAAATGGTTTTGTTCATCGATCAAAAAAGACAAATTCCGCTGAAGCTCGAAGTATATGACGAAAAAGGGCTATTCGAGAAATACGAATTCAGAAACGTAGAAATCAACCCGGACCTCAGCGAAGAAGAGTTTTCTGACGGATACACCGCCTATAATTTCTAA
- the rnr gene encoding ribonuclease R — MAKKKKDNRRKINRTKKVLNIDVVRRQVAGLFEENPGEAFTVKQIFSKAGLRDKLAKKEGLNFVLDLEQEGAVEQLRNGSFRSRKSNTASGLEGLVDHVNRRFAYVICEGEEEDIWVKTDDLKGAINGDRVAVRIKSGGRQGNRPEGVVTKIVSRGRTEFVGKIEVLPNYAFVVPDFRKIYHDIFIYPEKIGKAKTNDKVLVKIKDWHGGKQKNPVGQVVEVLGQAGDHETEIHSIMAEFELPFRFPKNVEAAAEKIPVEVPKDEIKKRRDVRKTTTFTIDPEDAKDFDDAISVEYLKNGNYEIGVHIADVSYYVEEDGILDDEAVNRATSVYLVDRTIPMLPEKLSNGLCSLRPNEEKLTFSAMFEITPKAEIKNQWFGRTVTYSDRRFTYEEAQERIESGEGDFQEEINLLNGLAHQLKDKRFKKGAIGFETVEVKFKLDETGKPIGLFPKERKDAHKLVEEFMLLANKKVAEFVFNKHKGEDTFVYRTHDDPNPEKLETFSKFAAKFGHRMNPGKDVADNLNTLMNDIHGKPEQNVLESLAIRTMSKAVYTTEPKGHFGLAFPHYTHFTSPIRRYPDVMVHRLLQHYLDGGKSPKVDPYNELCRHSSEREKRAADAERASIKYKQVEFMAMAENRPFAGIISGVTEWGIFVEITETKCEGMIRTSSMTDDFYEFDEKNFRMIGKRNKRMFTLGDEVTVMVVDTDIDRRTIDLEFVDHD; from the coding sequence ATGGCGAAAAAGAAAAAAGACAATAGGCGGAAAATCAACCGCACTAAAAAAGTACTAAACATAGACGTTGTAAGAAGACAAGTCGCCGGATTGTTCGAGGAGAACCCCGGAGAAGCCTTTACAGTCAAACAAATATTTAGCAAGGCTGGTTTGAGAGACAAACTGGCGAAGAAAGAAGGCCTCAACTTCGTGCTCGACCTAGAGCAGGAAGGCGCAGTAGAACAGTTGAGAAATGGATCATTCCGATCCAGAAAATCAAACACAGCATCAGGTCTGGAAGGTCTTGTAGATCATGTGAATCGTAGATTCGCCTACGTGATCTGTGAAGGTGAAGAAGAGGACATCTGGGTGAAAACCGATGATCTGAAAGGCGCCATTAACGGTGACCGAGTAGCTGTAAGGATCAAAAGTGGCGGCCGTCAGGGCAATAGGCCAGAAGGTGTCGTTACCAAAATTGTATCCAGAGGACGAACAGAGTTTGTGGGTAAAATTGAAGTACTCCCTAACTATGCCTTTGTAGTGCCAGACTTCAGAAAGATCTATCACGACATTTTTATCTACCCAGAAAAAATTGGTAAGGCCAAAACCAACGACAAGGTGCTGGTCAAAATCAAAGATTGGCATGGCGGCAAACAAAAGAATCCTGTAGGGCAAGTCGTAGAAGTACTAGGTCAAGCTGGTGATCATGAAACAGAGATTCATTCGATCATGGCCGAATTTGAGTTGCCCTTTAGATTTCCTAAGAATGTAGAAGCTGCTGCAGAGAAAATTCCTGTAGAAGTTCCAAAAGACGAAATCAAGAAAAGAAGAGATGTCCGGAAGACTACCACTTTTACGATTGACCCGGAAGATGCGAAGGATTTCGATGATGCGATATCGGTAGAGTATCTGAAAAATGGCAATTATGAAATCGGTGTGCACATCGCCGATGTGTCTTACTATGTGGAAGAAGACGGCATTCTCGATGACGAAGCGGTAAATAGAGCTACTTCGGTTTATTTGGTGGATCGAACAATTCCTATGTTACCCGAGAAACTATCAAACGGACTTTGTTCACTCAGGCCGAATGAAGAAAAACTCACTTTCTCTGCCATGTTTGAAATTACGCCAAAAGCGGAAATCAAAAACCAATGGTTCGGACGAACAGTGACGTACTCTGATCGCAGGTTTACCTACGAGGAGGCACAAGAAAGAATAGAATCTGGCGAAGGCGATTTTCAAGAAGAGATCAACTTACTCAATGGCTTGGCACATCAGCTCAAAGACAAACGTTTCAAAAAAGGAGCGATTGGTTTTGAAACTGTGGAGGTCAAATTCAAGTTGGACGAAACAGGAAAGCCTATCGGACTTTTTCCAAAGGAAAGAAAAGACGCCCATAAACTGGTGGAAGAGTTCATGCTCTTGGCCAATAAGAAAGTAGCGGAGTTTGTCTTCAACAAACACAAAGGAGAAGATACATTCGTGTACAGAACACACGATGATCCTAATCCTGAAAAATTAGAAACGTTCTCTAAGTTCGCAGCGAAATTTGGTCACCGCATGAATCCGGGAAAAGATGTAGCCGACAATCTGAATACGCTGATGAATGATATTCATGGGAAGCCAGAGCAAAACGTATTGGAATCATTGGCAATCCGTACCATGTCTAAAGCGGTATATACCACCGAGCCTAAGGGTCACTTTGGATTGGCCTTTCCACACTATACGCATTTTACGTCACCAATTAGGAGATATCCGGATGTGATGGTTCATCGCTTGTTGCAGCACTATCTAGATGGAGGGAAATCTCCAAAAGTAGATCCTTATAACGAGTTGTGTCGTCATTCTTCGGAAAGAGAAAAAAGAGCAGCTGACGCCGAAAGAGCATCTATTAAATACAAGCAGGTTGAGTTTATGGCGATGGCCGAAAATCGTCCGTTTGCTGGTATTATATCTGGTGTAACTGAGTGGGGCATTTTTGTGGAAATCACAGAAACCAAATGTGAAGGGATGATCAGAACATCATCCATGACCGATGACTTCTACGAGTTTGACGAAAAGAACTTTCGCATGATTGGCAAACGAAACAAAAGGATGTTTACTTTGGGCGACGAAGTGACGGTGATGGTGGTAGACACCGACATCGACCGTAGAACCATAGATTTGGAATTTGTAGATCATGACTGA
- a CDS encoding TonB-dependent receptor has product MKKSLQILMLLAMPFLVHAQQISGTVSDKNGPVIGATVSISSSNGTITDVNGTYSLKVPAGTHDVSVAFVGYNKKTQSVTVASGENKTLNVTIEENVELLNELVVVGTRSRPRSNVDTAVPVDILDAKDLTSTGQNTFDKALTYRVPSFNSVQTPVNDATSLLDPYEIRNMGPSRTLILINGKRKNLSALLYTQTSPGRGETGADISAIPQDAIERVEILRDGASAQYGSDAIAGVMNIILKDDVDYGSVTLRAGITGEGDGESVGVSLNAGTGLGNGGFLNYTVDFSKRELANRPGTVNAQGEASDFGAALADVQEFLNRRPDAGNINGSPETTAAKFLVNGGFNISDNTKGYFNGAYVYKNVNSYANYRTPYWRTVADMPYLADFFPGNHPTNPGGYDGYVPTFDGLLNDYNGTLGVRSEMNGWTYDGSFTVGGNTQTYKVTNSHNRNFVYSPSTWLDANGNGSVDDGEINEGSLLYRENSPISFDPGGTKFNHIVGNIDISKEISSSLAMAFGAEFRNETFTVIEGGKASYDGGGADSFAGNTPENSGKFNRYNFGGYFDLSFDVTEDFLLNGTVRAENYSDFGQAFVWKLSSRYKLMDDKMTVRASASTGFRAPTLHQIYTQKAQYSFVPGAGIQVGGLVNNVSPQAKLLGIPQLDAEESFNFTVGMGLRPSDNFDITVDYYNISVSDRIVLSTEIGPTAGGGTPLDQVLADNNLSDVSFFVNALDTKTSGIDFVANYKNLGVGNGTLGFTLSGNYTIENERDGDVKNPDLVAGAGQSVVNETQEALFFTSRPKTKWILGINYDLGKFGFSLNNTYFGTTTFRQQGMDSNLKTEFKPKVVTDLGVNFRASDKVNISFNVNNILNVLPEWEFKALNASGETLLNDPAQVQNQSNLITFNQRYSQMTYDGYHFSQLGSLYNLTVNVRF; this is encoded by the coding sequence ATGAAGAAATCATTACAGATTTTAATGTTGCTGGCCATGCCATTTTTGGTCCATGCTCAGCAAATCAGCGGTACCGTTTCTGACAAAAACGGACCCGTAATTGGAGCTACAGTAAGTATCTCCAGTAGCAACGGTACAATCACAGACGTGAATGGTACCTATTCATTGAAAGTGCCAGCTGGCACGCACGATGTTTCTGTTGCTTTTGTTGGGTACAACAAAAAAACACAGAGTGTTACCGTCGCTTCGGGTGAAAACAAAACTTTGAATGTCACTATCGAAGAGAATGTGGAATTGCTAAATGAATTGGTAGTAGTAGGTACTAGGAGTAGACCTAGGTCTAATGTTGACACTGCTGTGCCAGTAGACATTCTGGATGCCAAGGACCTAACTAGCACCGGGCAAAATACTTTTGATAAGGCCTTGACGTATAGAGTGCCTTCTTTCAACTCCGTGCAAACACCGGTAAACGATGCGACTTCGCTACTTGACCCTTATGAAATTAGAAACATGGGACCAAGTAGAACCTTGATTTTGATCAATGGAAAAAGAAAGAATCTAAGTGCATTGCTTTACACACAAACTTCTCCAGGTAGAGGTGAAACTGGTGCAGACATATCTGCCATTCCTCAGGATGCGATTGAAAGAGTCGAGATATTGAGAGATGGAGCGTCTGCACAGTATGGTTCTGATGCCATCGCTGGTGTCATGAATATCATCCTTAAAGATGACGTGGACTATGGCTCAGTAACTTTAAGAGCTGGAATCACAGGCGAAGGTGATGGTGAGTCTGTAGGAGTAAGCCTAAATGCAGGTACTGGCCTTGGAAATGGAGGGTTCTTAAACTACACGGTTGATTTCTCGAAAAGAGAGTTAGCCAACAGACCGGGAACAGTAAACGCTCAAGGTGAGGCTTCTGATTTTGGTGCGGCACTCGCAGATGTTCAGGAATTCTTGAACAGAAGACCTGATGCAGGAAATATCAATGGTTCTCCAGAAACAACAGCTGCTAAATTTTTAGTAAATGGTGGATTCAATATCAGCGACAATACCAAGGGATATTTTAATGGTGCATACGTTTATAAGAACGTAAACAGTTACGCCAACTATAGAACTCCTTATTGGAGAACTGTAGCTGACATGCCATACTTAGCAGATTTCTTTCCTGGCAACCACCCTACGAATCCCGGAGGATACGACGGGTATGTGCCAACTTTCGACGGATTGTTGAATGACTATAATGGAACGCTAGGGGTAAGATCCGAAATGAATGGTTGGACTTATGATGGAAGTTTCACCGTTGGAGGAAATACTCAGACTTATAAAGTGACCAATTCTCACAATAGAAACTTTGTTTATTCGCCTTCTACCTGGCTAGATGCCAATGGCAATGGCTCTGTAGATGATGGAGAAATCAATGAGGGTTCTTTACTCTACAGAGAAAATAGCCCAATTAGCTTCGACCCAGGAGGAACCAAGTTCAATCATATTGTTGGGAACATCGATATCTCAAAAGAAATCTCTTCGTCATTGGCGATGGCTTTCGGTGCTGAGTTTAGAAACGAAACGTTTACAGTAATTGAAGGAGGTAAAGCTTCTTACGATGGTGGTGGAGCTGATTCTTTCGCTGGTAACACCCCTGAGAACTCGGGCAAATTCAATAGATACAATTTCGGTGGATACTTTGATTTATCTTTTGATGTCACTGAAGACTTCCTATTGAACGGTACAGTAAGAGCTGAAAATTATAGTGATTTCGGGCAAGCCTTTGTTTGGAAGTTGAGTTCCAGATACAAATTGATGGATGATAAGATGACCGTAAGAGCCTCTGCGTCTACTGGTTTCAGAGCACCTACCTTGCACCAAATTTATACTCAAAAAGCGCAGTACAGCTTTGTGCCTGGAGCTGGTATCCAAGTTGGTGGATTGGTTAACAATGTATCTCCTCAAGCCAAACTTTTAGGTATTCCTCAGTTGGATGCTGAAGAGTCCTTCAATTTTACTGTTGGAATGGGATTGAGACCATCTGACAATTTTGATATCACGGTAGATTATTACAATATATCCGTGTCTGATAGAATTGTGTTGAGTACTGAGATTGGCCCTACAGCTGGTGGAGGCACGCCATTAGATCAAGTACTTGCGGACAATAATTTAAGTGATGTGAGTTTCTTCGTTAATGCATTGGATACTAAAACTTCAGGTATTGATTTCGTAGCCAATTACAAAAACTTAGGTGTTGGTAATGGTACTCTAGGATTCACTCTTTCTGGAAACTATACGATTGAAAACGAAAGAGATGGAGATGTGAAAAACCCTGACTTGGTAGCAGGTGCTGGTCAGTCTGTTGTGAATGAGACTCAAGAGGCCTTATTCTTTACTTCAAGGCCAAAGACTAAGTGGATATTAGGTATTAACTATGACTTAGGTAAGTTCGGATTCTCTTTAAACAACACTTACTTCGGTACGACTACCTTCAGACAACAAGGAATGGATTCTAACCTAAAAACTGAATTCAAGCCTAAAGTAGTAACGGATTTGGGAGTCAATTTCAGAGCTAGTGACAAAGTAAATATCTCTTTCAATGTAAACAACATCTTGAATGTGTTGCCAGAATGGGAGTTTAAAGCACTTAATGCCTCTGGTGAAACTTTGTTGAATGATCCCGCTCAGGTTCAAAATCAATCCAACCTGATCACATTCAACCAAAGATATTCTCAAATGACTTACGATGGTTATCATTTCAGCCAGTTGGGTTCATTGTATAACCTAACGGTGAATGTAAGGTTTTAA
- a CDS encoding S9 family peptidase yields the protein MKKIISLFCLSLIIQTVWAQEVMSPELLWSLGRVSGVGISTDGKSAVYGVTRYDVNSNESNTEYYSIPLSGGTPIKIDDPNKLVADPSISPNGKYKLYHRAVKIYSVTGKDYYPELDKSEVQIYNDLMYRHWDTWADGSYNHVFMSNVDGSNEVDIMKNKTFHSPTKPFGDESDYIWSHKGGKVLYVTKAKTGAAYTTSTNTDIYSYDLNTQTTTNLTKGMMGYDNSPAYSKYGILAWLSMKTDGNEADKIDIIISDRFGKKNLTENWDGSADSFLWSEDGKTIYFIAPFGGEKHLFAVDYPGKSKKQPVVKQITQGQFDVTGFVGQSGKQMIVSRTDMNHATELYSVNLSDGSMQQLTHVNDEVYNSIGLSKVEKRMVTTTDNKQMVTWVIYPPNFDPAKKYPTLLYCQGGPHGALSQFYSYRWNFQVMAAQGYIVVAPNRRGMYGHGVEWNDQISKDYGGQNMQDYLSAIDDMAKEPFVDENRLGAVGASYGGYSVFYLAGMHNKRFKTFISHDGIFNWRSMYGTTEEMFFVDWEIGGPYWDKNNAAAQKSYAEFNPIEFVQNWDSPIMIVQGGKDYRVPIGQGLEAFQAAQLLGIKSRLIYIPNENHWVLSAQNGLVWQREFFRWLQETL from the coding sequence ATGAAAAAGATTATTTCCCTGTTTTGCCTTTCCTTAATTATTCAAACCGTTTGGGCTCAAGAAGTGATGTCTCCGGAATTACTTTGGAGTTTAGGCCGAGTAAGTGGAGTAGGAATATCCACAGATGGTAAGAGTGCTGTATATGGCGTAACCAGGTATGATGTCAACTCCAATGAAAGTAACACGGAGTATTATTCCATCCCATTAAGCGGAGGAACGCCCATTAAGATAGATGACCCTAATAAACTAGTGGCTGATCCCAGTATTTCTCCCAATGGAAAGTACAAACTTTATCATCGCGCAGTAAAAATCTACAGCGTTACAGGCAAGGATTACTATCCAGAACTGGACAAATCTGAAGTACAGATCTACAATGACCTGATGTATCGACATTGGGATACTTGGGCAGATGGTTCATACAATCATGTATTTATGAGCAACGTAGATGGCTCCAACGAAGTGGACATTATGAAAAACAAAACTTTTCATAGTCCGACAAAACCTTTTGGGGATGAATCTGATTATATCTGGAGTCACAAAGGCGGTAAGGTTTTGTATGTGACTAAAGCGAAAACGGGAGCTGCTTATACCACCAGCACGAATACCGATATCTATTCTTATGACCTCAATACACAGACAACCACGAATCTAACCAAAGGAATGATGGGCTATGATAACAGCCCGGCCTATTCTAAATATGGCATTCTGGCTTGGTTGAGCATGAAGACAGATGGGAATGAGGCTGATAAAATCGATATCATCATCTCGGATAGATTTGGCAAAAAGAACCTAACGGAAAATTGGGATGGTTCGGCGGATAGCTTCCTATGGTCTGAGGATGGTAAAACGATTTATTTCATCGCCCCATTTGGTGGAGAAAAGCATTTGTTTGCTGTAGACTATCCAGGAAAGTCGAAGAAGCAGCCAGTCGTAAAACAAATTACTCAAGGACAGTTTGACGTGACAGGTTTTGTAGGTCAAAGTGGTAAGCAAATGATTGTATCCAGAACGGATATGAATCATGCTACAGAACTATACAGTGTAAACCTCAGTGATGGCAGTATGCAGCAATTGACGCATGTCAATGACGAAGTGTATAATAGCATAGGTTTGAGCAAAGTGGAAAAGCGAATGGTCACCACTACGGATAACAAACAAATGGTGACTTGGGTGATCTATCCTCCTAATTTTGACCCTGCAAAAAAGTATCCGACCTTGTTATATTGTCAAGGAGGTCCACACGGCGCGCTTTCACAATTCTATTCTTATCGCTGGAATTTTCAGGTCATGGCTGCTCAAGGATACATCGTAGTAGCACCTAATCGTAGAGGTATGTATGGCCATGGCGTAGAATGGAATGATCAAATCAGTAAAGACTACGGTGGTCAAAACATGCAAGACTATCTATCGGCCATCGATGATATGGCCAAGGAGCCATTTGTAGATGAAAACAGACTGGGGGCTGTTGGCGCTAGTTATGGTGGATATTCGGTTTTTTATCTGGCGGGCATGCACAACAAAAGATTCAAAACGTTCATTTCACATGATGGGATTTTCAACTGGCGGAGTATGTATGGCACGACTGAAGAAATGTTTTTTGTCGATTGGGAAATTGGAGGCCCATATTGGGACAAGAACAACGCTGCCGCACAAAAATCCTACGCAGAATTCAACCCCATTGAGTTCGTGCAAAACTGGGATAGTCCGATCATGATCGTGCAAGGAGGCAAAGATTATCGCGTACCTATTGGGCAAGGGTTGGAGGCATTTCAGGCCGCTCAATTATTAGGTATCAAGAGTCGATTGATTTATATCCCTAATGAAAACCACTGGGTGTTATCAGCACAAAACGGTTTGGTTTGGCAACGTGAGTTTTTTCGTTGGTTACAAGAAACCCTGTAG
- a CDS encoding rhomboid family intramembrane serine protease, with protein sequence MSWTIIIIIANVVVSYMGFQNHNLQYKLTMNPVAILRHGQWYRVVTSGFIHSNWAHLGFNMFTFYFFGRLVEQIFTALKGDLGGIYFVAFYLLGIVISDLPSLLKHKDHPHYNSLGASGGVAAVVFCSILFFPTNDICLYGFLCIPGFILGALYLIYSYTKGKQISDNVNHDAHLIGAVFGLVFSVVMEPRVLASFIQQISEWNPFG encoded by the coding sequence ATGTCCTGGACCATCATCATCATTATTGCCAATGTAGTTGTAAGCTATATGGGCTTTCAAAACCACAATCTACAGTACAAACTCACCATGAATCCTGTAGCTATTTTGAGACATGGCCAGTGGTATCGTGTGGTCACGAGCGGGTTTATCCATTCCAACTGGGCGCACCTTGGGTTCAACATGTTTACCTTTTACTTTTTTGGTCGATTGGTAGAGCAAATTTTCACCGCTTTAAAAGGAGACTTGGGAGGAATATATTTTGTGGCTTTTTACCTACTAGGTATTGTGATTTCAGATTTACCTTCCTTGTTAAAACACAAAGATCACCCTCATTATAATTCATTGGGAGCTTCTGGTGGAGTAGCTGCGGTGGTGTTTTGTAGTATTTTGTTTTTCCCAACTAATGACATTTGCCTATATGGTTTCTTATGTATTCCTGGATTTATTCTTGGCGCACTGTATCTGATTTACTCCTATACTAAAGGCAAACAAATTTCAGATAACGTCAATCATGATGCACACTTGATTGGAGCAGTATTCGGATTAGTTTTTAGTGTGGTAATGGAGCCGAGGGTGTTGGCTAGTTTTATTCAACAGATATCCGAGTGGAATCCGTTTGGTTAA
- a CDS encoding globin family protein, whose translation MTNTVSITPYHKKLVRATFWMVEPKADEAAEIFYNKLFEMSPELKPLFKGDMKDQGRRMMEMLATVVKGLNTLDVLAPLVRSMGRRHVNYGIKTEHYHMAATALMYSLKEELKENWNEEVESAWLEVYQTVSCIMQSA comes from the coding sequence ATGACAAATACAGTATCAATTACTCCTTACCATAAAAAACTTGTTCGGGCTACGTTTTGGATGGTAGAACCTAAAGCGGACGAGGCAGCAGAAATCTTTTATAATAAACTTTTTGAAATGAGCCCTGAGCTCAAGCCTTTATTCAAAGGTGACATGAAAGATCAGGGAAGAAGAATGATGGAAATGTTAGCGACCGTTGTTAAGGGGCTGAACACTTTGGATGTATTGGCACCATTGGTTAGAAGTATGGGAAGAAGACACGTGAATTATGGAATCAAAACAGAACACTACCACATGGCGGCTACAGCGCTCATGTATTCTCTCAAAGAAGAGCTCAAAGAAAACTGGAATGAAGAAGTTGAATCAGCTTGGCTCGAAGTCTACCAAACAGTTTCATGTATCATGCAATCTGCTTAA
- a CDS encoding polyprenyl synthetase family protein has translation MTEDIKIFQQKLSERLLELDLEKEPKELYQPIHYTLSLGGKRMRPILVIMGYLCNKEDWEKIIDPALSIELFHNFTLIHDDIMDEAPLRRGEPTVYKKWNKDIAILSGDVLMVMAYDLLMRAEYSDFKYILRLFNQCAAEVCEGQQLDMNFEETSSVSEADYLEMIRLKTAVLLGFSLELGGLLGGMSKEDAHHLRDFGVNIGIGFQLKDDLLDVYGDAQKFGKQVGGDIIANKKTLLLIKAIELAEGKQKLDLHNLMADKDIDPDKKVREMKAIYADLNIEAIAEKAMNDHFEKGFDQLNDLEKADYNLAPLREFTEALIARDH, from the coding sequence ATGACTGAAGACATTAAAATCTTTCAACAAAAACTTAGCGAAAGATTGCTCGAATTGGATTTGGAGAAAGAGCCGAAAGAGCTCTACCAGCCTATTCATTATACATTGAGTTTAGGAGGCAAACGTATGCGTCCTATCCTTGTCATCATGGGCTACTTGTGTAACAAAGAGGACTGGGAAAAAATTATTGATCCGGCGTTGTCTATTGAGCTTTTTCATAATTTCACCTTGATCCATGATGACATCATGGATGAAGCCCCTCTTCGTAGAGGTGAACCGACCGTTTACAAAAAATGGAATAAGGACATCGCTATTTTATCTGGCGATGTACTGATGGTAATGGCGTATGACTTGCTTATGAGAGCGGAGTATTCGGATTTCAAATATATCCTGCGATTATTTAATCAATGTGCTGCAGAAGTTTGCGAAGGCCAGCAGTTGGACATGAATTTTGAGGAAACCTCTTCGGTTAGTGAAGCGGATTATTTGGAAATGATCCGACTCAAAACGGCCGTATTGTTAGGGTTCAGCTTGGAACTGGGTGGTTTACTTGGTGGCATGTCGAAAGAAGATGCCCATCACCTCAGAGATTTTGGAGTAAACATCGGTATTGGTTTTCAGCTCAAAGATGATCTTCTAGATGTGTATGGTGATGCACAAAAATTCGGTAAACAAGTGGGAGGCGATATTATTGCCAATAAAAAGACCCTATTACTTATAAAAGCGATTGAATTAGCCGAAGGCAAGCAAAAATTGGACTTGCATAATTTAATGGCGGATAAAGATATTGACCCAGACAAGAAAGTGAGGGAAATGAAGGCCATTTATGCCGATTTGAATATCGAAGCCATTGCAGAAAAAGCCATGAATGATCACTTCGAAAAAGGCTTTGACCAACTCAATGATCTTGAAAAAGCTGATTACAACCTCGCCCCACTTCGCGAATTCACGGAAGCATTAATTGCACGCGATCACTAG
- a CDS encoding porin family protein gives MDKSLKLLVLLAPILWCEKALAQRDSLRQTGVEFGLHNSINFTHLSGTGGPIVYSNRIEYYEPIRNRVTFDLGMFAVVHLSKSIALQPEVAYSYMGGHFQKTTTYLHDLGAFEGTENVSFAADYIKAALAANIKFNERVFFQVGGYGSSLLSAERFVPWWEVNTENDRTQLTGVRGFDAGVLGGFGLSTNVVNMTFRYNYGLLDIFESGDFSEFNMRNGVFQFVLQWKFYSDLR, from the coding sequence ATGGACAAATCACTAAAACTACTTGTGCTTTTGGCACCCATCCTGTGGTGCGAAAAAGCACTCGCTCAACGCGATAGTCTGCGCCAAACCGGTGTAGAATTTGGGCTTCATAATTCGATCAATTTCACACATTTGAGTGGAACCGGAGGGCCAATAGTATACAGCAATCGCATCGAATACTACGAGCCCATCAGAAATCGAGTCACCTTCGATTTAGGCATGTTTGCTGTCGTTCATTTATCCAAAAGCATTGCTCTGCAACCAGAAGTGGCTTATAGCTATATGGGTGGACATTTTCAAAAAACAACCACCTACCTCCATGATCTTGGCGCATTCGAAGGTACAGAAAATGTGTCCTTTGCCGCCGACTATATCAAGGCCGCCTTAGCAGCCAATATCAAGTTCAATGAAAGGGTATTTTTTCAAGTCGGTGGTTATGGGTCTTCCCTGTTATCTGCCGAACGGTTTGTTCCCTGGTGGGAGGTCAATACTGAAAACGATAGAACGCAACTGACAGGTGTAAGAGGTTTTGATGCAGGCGTATTGGGTGGGTTTGGTCTTAGCACGAATGTAGTTAACATGACTTTCAGATATAACTATGGCCTGTTAGATATATTCGAAAGCGGGGATTTCAGTGAATTCAATATGCGAAATGGCGTTTTCCAGTTTGTCCTTCAGTGGAAATTTTATTCCGACCTTAGATAA